The Infirmifilum lucidum DNA segment GGAATAAGAGATAGATATTACAATGATGACCCTTGTAAGGGCAGATAGGTGAAGAGTCGAACCCAGCTGATGCCTATGACTGAGACGTTTTTCGCCGTAGAGATCCTGGAGCCGTTCGTGAGCAAGTGGATGTTCATCGAGCTCGCCCACGCTTCGCGGATAGTAGGGAGGGATAGGCTCTGGGTGTTCAACGTTAGGCGCGAGTGTGAAGCAGAAGTGCTCGCCAGCATAGCTTCACGCGTAGAACGGATGAGTATTGTGTCACTAGGTGAGGAGCTTAGTAAGGAATTCAACACACTAGTCCTCGATCCATCGGCGTCTCAGCCCCTAAGCCCCCGGGACTTCACCGGGAGAACGCTGGTCGTCGTTGGAGGTATAATGGGCGACCATCCACCACGCGGTCGAACCAGGAGGGAGTTGAC contains these protein-coding regions:
- a CDS encoding RNA methyltransferase, encoding MTETFFAVEILEPFVSKWMFIELAHASRIVGRDRLWVFNVRRECEAEVLASIASRVERMSIVSLGEELSKEFNTLVLDPSASQPLSPRDFTGRTLVVVGGIMGDHPPRGRTRRELTEKLTGRCLERSIGRGQFTIDGAIYVAYKVSRGATLEELSVRNGLRLKHGDVEVYLPYSYPVERGSVVISEEEVRYILEELEEDEARATREGKLPSVC